A section of the Verrucomicrobiia bacterium genome encodes:
- a CDS encoding CoB--CoM heterodisulfide reductase iron-sulfur subunit B family protein, with the protein MKFSYFPGCSLKGTGKAYEESLLPVLQALDIQLEELDDWNCCGATAYMAVDEAKACILASRNLAMAEKMGHQALMAPCSACYLVLNKTKKYLKESPAVHKVVQQALTSAGLTYSGNVPVRHPLDVFVNTIGLDAIKKRVKRPLKGLKVAPYYGCQIVRPYATFDSAENPTTMDRLMEALGASVVRFPLKTRCCGASLTGTLPEPGLLCSYIILKEAIKRGADVIATVCPLCQFNLDGYHDKIAAKWEPVRIPTVYFSQLMGLAFGIPAEQLGLHRCIVPMKPLPELPAAAKAPAAAA; encoded by the coding sequence ATGAAATTTTCTTATTTCCCAGGTTGTTCGCTCAAGGGCACCGGCAAGGCCTACGAGGAATCGCTTCTACCCGTGCTTCAGGCCTTGGATATCCAGCTCGAGGAATTGGATGACTGGAATTGCTGCGGGGCCACCGCCTACATGGCGGTGGACGAGGCCAAGGCGTGCATCCTGGCTTCCCGCAACCTCGCCATGGCCGAGAAAATGGGGCATCAGGCGCTGATGGCCCCGTGCAGCGCCTGCTACCTGGTGCTCAACAAGACCAAGAAATATCTCAAGGAATCGCCCGCCGTCCACAAAGTGGTACAGCAGGCCCTCACCAGTGCTGGACTTACGTATTCCGGCAATGTGCCTGTGCGCCATCCCTTGGATGTTTTTGTGAACACCATTGGGTTGGACGCCATCAAGAAGCGGGTCAAGCGCCCGTTAAAAGGCCTGAAGGTTGCCCCGTACTACGGCTGCCAGATCGTGCGGCCTTATGCCACCTTCGACTCGGCGGAAAATCCCACCACCATGGACCGCCTCATGGAGGCGTTGGGGGCCAGCGTGGTGCGATTCCCTTTGAAGACCCGCTGCTGCGGCGCCAGTCTTACGGGCACCCTGCCCGAGCCGGGCCTGCTTTGCTCTTACATAATTCTTAAAGAGGCTATCAAGCGGGGTGCCGACGTGATTGCCACCGTGTGCCCGCTGTGCCAGTTCAATCTGGACGGTTATCACGACAAGATTGCCGCCAAGTGGGAGCCGGTCCGTATTCCGACGGTTTATTTTTCTCAACTCATGGGACTGGCGTTTGGTATTCCCGCGGAACAACTCGGATTGCACCGCTGCATCGTGCCCATGAAGCCGTTGCCGGAGTTGCCGGCCGCCGCCAAGGCCCCGGCCGCCGCAGCTTGA
- a CDS encoding 4Fe-4S dicluster domain-containing protein — protein MELQRTIKYEADRVKGFGREIMSVPGCEQLEGCIQCGTCSGVCPLSIYMDYSPRQIMAMTRSDFKKEVLSSYTIWLCASCYDCTVECPRKIRITDIMYELKQRAIREGYAPKGFATPALARSFYHMVHENGRVTESALVIRMLLKSGLSNAIKTGLGMWRLGLNLIKTGRFSLKPETIRRKDELAKMMQIADQAEIDHLNGNGLKTAPARAAQAPAKH, from the coding sequence ATGGAACTGCAACGCACCATCAAATACGAAGCCGACCGGGTCAAGGGATTCGGACGCGAGATCATGAGCGTCCCCGGTTGTGAGCAACTGGAAGGCTGTATCCAATGCGGCACCTGCTCGGGGGTGTGTCCCCTCAGCATCTACATGGATTATTCACCGCGTCAGATCATGGCCATGACGCGTTCGGATTTCAAAAAAGAGGTGCTCAGCAGTTATACCATCTGGCTTTGTGCCTCCTGTTATGATTGCACGGTCGAATGCCCCCGCAAAATCCGCATCACGGACATCATGTACGAGCTGAAACAGCGGGCTATTCGTGAAGGTTACGCCCCCAAAGGTTTCGCCACGCCGGCCCTGGCCCGCAGCTTCTACCACATGGTGCATGAGAATGGCCGCGTGACTGAAAGCGCGCTGGTGATCCGAATGCTCCTCAAAAGCGGCTTGTCAAACGCCATCAAAACCGGCTTGGGCATGTGGCGGCTGGGACTCAATCTCATCAAGACCGGTCGCTTCTCCCTTAAGCCGGAAACCATCCGCCGCAAGGATGAACTGGCCAAAATGATGCAGATCGCGGATCAGGCGGAAATTGACCACCTGAATGGAAATGGTTTAAAAACAGCCCCGGCCAGGGCCGCCCAGGCGCCCGCAAAACATTAA
- a CDS encoding CoB--CoM heterodisulfide reductase iron-sulfur subunit A family protein: MNNGNHGRNQGEEIRIGFYVCHCGHNIASMVDCAEVAKYVEQLPHVVLSRDYKYMCSDPGQELIAQDIKEHHLNRIVVASCSPLLHEHTFRTAVERAGLNPFFFHMVNIREHNSWVHTDRTAATTKAKALARAAIKRVAHHRALETKRVPIHPDVLVVGGGIAGIHAAMTLANAGKKVYLVEREPTIGGHMAKFDKTFPTLDCAACILTPKMSQVGAHPNIKLMTYSEVTKVDGYVGNYTVTIKHKPRYVIEDLCIGCQDCIPACVYKEPKFPDEFNENLGKRKPIYIPFPQATPQVVIIDPETCLNLKTGKCKKTCVEACGDKKAIDFNQKETFEDIKVGTIIVATGFKTFDATKMPQYGYGIHKNVYTALEVERLVNASGPTGGEIILRDGTHPKSIGIIHCVGSRDERHNRWCSRVCCMYSLKLAHLLKEHTGAEVYNFYIDMRTAGKNYDEFYGKLLDEGVHFIRGRVGEVTDWAFTPEEEGHLVIRVEDTLAGYVRRIPVDMVVLATGLEPQEDAQDVRRMFNMSCGGEGFFLERHPKLAPVNTFTDGIYLAGCCQGPKDIPDSVAQAGAAAAEALVLVDKGYVEQEPNTAFVIENECSGCKSCVPLCPYTAISFDDAKQKAVINEALCKGCGTCVGACPSGSIVQNLFEDAEVFSEIEGVLAE, from the coding sequence ATGAACAACGGGAACCACGGCAGGAATCAGGGCGAGGAAATCCGCATTGGCTTTTATGTCTGTCACTGTGGCCATAACATCGCCAGCATGGTGGATTGTGCCGAGGTGGCCAAATACGTGGAGCAGCTTCCGCATGTCGTCCTTTCCCGCGATTACAAATACATGTGCTCGGACCCTGGGCAGGAATTGATCGCCCAGGACATCAAGGAGCACCATCTCAACCGGATCGTGGTGGCCTCCTGCTCGCCCCTGCTGCATGAGCACACTTTTCGCACGGCGGTCGAACGGGCCGGCCTCAACCCCTTCTTTTTCCACATGGTCAACATCCGCGAGCACAACTCGTGGGTCCATACCGATCGCACCGCCGCCACCACCAAGGCCAAGGCTCTGGCCCGCGCCGCCATCAAACGGGTGGCCCATCATCGGGCCTTGGAAACCAAGCGCGTCCCCATCCATCCCGATGTGCTGGTCGTCGGGGGCGGCATCGCCGGCATTCATGCCGCCATGACGCTGGCCAACGCCGGCAAAAAAGTGTATCTGGTGGAGCGGGAACCCACCATTGGCGGCCACATGGCCAAATTCGACAAGACTTTCCCCACCTTGGACTGCGCGGCCTGCATCCTGACGCCGAAAATGTCCCAGGTGGGCGCCCATCCCAACATCAAGTTGATGACCTATTCCGAGGTCACCAAGGTGGATGGCTACGTGGGCAACTATACCGTCACCATCAAACACAAGCCCCGTTACGTCATCGAGGACCTGTGCATCGGTTGCCAGGATTGCATCCCCGCCTGCGTGTACAAGGAGCCCAAGTTCCCCGATGAGTTCAATGAAAACCTCGGCAAGCGCAAGCCCATCTACATCCCATTCCCCCAGGCCACACCCCAGGTGGTCATCATTGATCCGGAAACCTGCCTGAATCTCAAAACCGGCAAGTGCAAAAAGACCTGCGTCGAGGCCTGCGGCGACAAGAAGGCGATTGATTTTAATCAGAAGGAAACCTTCGAAGACATCAAGGTGGGCACCATCATCGTCGCCACCGGCTTCAAGACCTTCGACGCCACCAAGATGCCGCAGTACGGTTACGGTATCCACAAAAACGTTTACACGGCGCTTGAGGTGGAGCGCCTGGTCAACGCCTCCGGCCCCACCGGCGGCGAAATCATCCTGCGCGACGGCACCCATCCCAAATCCATTGGCATCATCCACTGCGTCGGGTCCCGTGACGAACGCCACAACCGCTGGTGCTCCCGGGTGTGCTGCATGTACTCGCTCAAACTGGCGCATTTGCTCAAGGAGCACACGGGCGCCGAGGTGTACAACTTCTACATTGACATGCGCACCGCCGGCAAAAACTACGACGAGTTTTACGGCAAGCTCTTGGATGAAGGCGTCCATTTCATCCGCGGGCGGGTGGGCGAAGTTACTGACTGGGCCTTCACCCCGGAGGAGGAGGGGCACCTGGTCATCCGCGTGGAGGACACCCTGGCCGGTTATGTCCGCCGCATCCCGGTGGACATGGTGGTGCTGGCCACCGGCCTCGAGCCGCAGGAAGACGCTCAGGACGTACGGCGCATGTTTAACATGAGCTGCGGCGGGGAGGGCTTTTTCCTCGAACGCCATCCCAAACTGGCTCCGGTCAACACGTTCACCGACGGCATCTATCTAGCCGGTTGCTGCCAGGGCCCCAAAGATATTCCTGATTCCGTGGCCCAGGCCGGGGCGGCTGCGGCGGAGGCGCTGGTCCTTGTGGACAAGGGCTATGTCGAGCAGGAGCCTAACACCGCTTTTGTTATTGAGAATGAATGCAGCGGCTGCAAGTCCTGCGTGCCGTTGTGTCCCTACACGGCAATCAGCTTCGATGACGCCAAACAAAAAGCCGTCATCAACGAAGCGTTGTGCAAGGGGTGTGGGACGTGTGTGGGGGCGTGTCCGTCGGGTTCGATTGTGCAGAACCTGTTTGAGGACGCCGAAGTGTTCAGTGAGATTGAGGGGGTGTTGGCGGAGTGA